A single window of Pristis pectinata isolate sPriPec2 chromosome 8, sPriPec2.1.pri, whole genome shotgun sequence DNA harbors:
- the LOC127573714 gene encoding transcription cofactor vestigial-like protein 3 isoform X3, with protein sequence MSSPRAAPPQSSPLLGGDTGLMERPGSEGVNPTVQVTQRPGSEDVNPTIRVAQRPGSEGVNPTVQVTPRPGSEGVNPTVQVTPQPRSEGVNPTVQITPRPESEGTSHCTVFTYFKGDINSVVDEHFSRALRCAEARPRRKPEDMERAGEKLPSMPWLQPPIWPHPYLGAPLPPAGRTSEGGPMTTAQYQPDNCPNLRAAAADPWLLPSSRAQGVGSLLYQPPLLQLHQMLPAVDSERQYSALREPVPGHRAAPGTHLPRHKTVVPSPWTGIAPGLPEAMNPEVGQGSENWRNEAGFEHQVKQKDVYWY encoded by the exons ATGAGCAGCCCCAGAGCTGCCCCTCCCCAGAGCAGCCCCCTGCTGGGGGGAGACACAG GACTGATGGAGCGGCCAGGGTCAGAGGGCGTGAACCCCACCGTCCAG GTAACCCAGCGGCCGGGGTCAGAGGACGtgaaccccaccatccgggttGCCCAGCGGCCGGGGTCAGAGGGCGTGAACCCCACCGTCCAGGTAACCCCGCGGCCGGGGTCAGAGGGCGTGAACCCCACCGTCCAGGTAACCCCGCAGCCGAGGTCAGAGGGCGTGAACCCCACTGTTCAAATAACCCCGCGGCCGGAGTCAGAGGGCACCTCGCACTGCACCGTCTTCACTTACTTCAAAGGTGACATCAACAGTGTGGTGGACGAACACTTCTCCCGAGCGCTGAGGTGTGCAGAGGCCAGGCCCAGGAGGAAGCCCGAGGACATGGAGAGGGCAG GTGAGAAGCTGCCGTCCATGCCGTGGCTGCAGCCTCCGATTTGGCCACATCCGTACCTGGGAGCTCCGCTCCCTCCTGCTGGCAGGACCTCGGAGGGTGGCCCAATGACCACAGCTCAGTACCAGCCGGACAACTGCCCGAACCTGCGGGCCGCAGCTGCTGACCCCTGGCTCCTGCCGTCCAGCCGTGCTCAGGGTGTGGGGAGCCTCCTGTACCAGCCGCCCCTCCTGCAGCTCCACCAGATGTTGCCAGCTGTAGACTCCGAGAGACAGTACAGCGCCCTGCGGGAGCCAGTGCCGGGGCACAGGGCAGCCCCAGGCACACACCTTCCCCGACACAAGACCGTTGTCCCCTCCCCATGGACAGGAATTGCTCCTGGACTCCCGGAGGCAATGAACCCAGAGGTGGGACAGGGATCGGAGAACTGGAGGAATGAGGCAG GGTTCGAGCATCAGGTGAAGCAGAAGGATGTGTACTGGTACTAG
- the LOC127573714 gene encoding transcription cofactor vestigial-like protein 1 isoform X4, with protein MSSPRAAPPQSSPLLGGDTGLMERPGSEGVNPTVQVTPRPGSEGVNPTVQVTPQPRSEGVNPTVQITPRPESEGTSHCTVFTYFKGDINSVVDEHFSRALRCAEARPRRKPEDMERAGEKLPSMPWLQPPIWPHPYLGAPLPPAGRTSEGGPMTTAQYQPDNCPNLRAAAADPWLLPSSRAQGVGSLLYQPPLLQLHQMLPAVDSERQYSALREPVPGHRAAPGTHLPRHKTVVPSPWTGIAPGLPEAMNPEVGQGSENWRNEAGFEHQVKQKDVYWY; from the exons ATGAGCAGCCCCAGAGCTGCCCCTCCCCAGAGCAGCCCCCTGCTGGGGGGAGACACAG GACTGATGGAGCGGCCAGGGTCAGAGGGCGTGAACCCCACCGTCCAG GTAACCCCGCGGCCGGGGTCAGAGGGCGTGAACCCCACCGTCCAGGTAACCCCGCAGCCGAGGTCAGAGGGCGTGAACCCCACTGTTCAAATAACCCCGCGGCCGGAGTCAGAGGGCACCTCGCACTGCACCGTCTTCACTTACTTCAAAGGTGACATCAACAGTGTGGTGGACGAACACTTCTCCCGAGCGCTGAGGTGTGCAGAGGCCAGGCCCAGGAGGAAGCCCGAGGACATGGAGAGGGCAG GTGAGAAGCTGCCGTCCATGCCGTGGCTGCAGCCTCCGATTTGGCCACATCCGTACCTGGGAGCTCCGCTCCCTCCTGCTGGCAGGACCTCGGAGGGTGGCCCAATGACCACAGCTCAGTACCAGCCGGACAACTGCCCGAACCTGCGGGCCGCAGCTGCTGACCCCTGGCTCCTGCCGTCCAGCCGTGCTCAGGGTGTGGGGAGCCTCCTGTACCAGCCGCCCCTCCTGCAGCTCCACCAGATGTTGCCAGCTGTAGACTCCGAGAGACAGTACAGCGCCCTGCGGGAGCCAGTGCCGGGGCACAGGGCAGCCCCAGGCACACACCTTCCCCGACACAAGACCGTTGTCCCCTCCCCATGGACAGGAATTGCTCCTGGACTCCCGGAGGCAATGAACCCAGAGGTGGGACAGGGATCGGAGAACTGGAGGAATGAGGCAG GGTTCGAGCATCAGGTGAAGCAGAAGGATGTGTACTGGTACTAG
- the LOC127573714 gene encoding transcription cofactor vestigial-like protein 3 isoform X1, with the protein MSSPRAAPPQSSPLLGGDTGLMERPGSEGVNPTVQVTQRPGSEGVNPTIQVTQRPGSEDVNPTIRVAQRPGSEGVNPTVQVTPRPGSEGVNPTVQVTPQPRSEGVNPTVQITPRPESEGTSHCTVFTYFKGDINSVVDEHFSRALRCAEARPRRKPEDMERAGEKLPSMPWLQPPIWPHPYLGAPLPPAGRTSEGGPMTTAQYQPDNCPNLRAAAADPWLLPSSRAQGVGSLLYQPPLLQLHQMLPAVDSERQYSALREPVPGHRAAPGTHLPRHKTVVPSPWTGIAPGLPEAMNPEVGQGSENWRNEAGFEHQVKQKDVYWY; encoded by the exons ATGAGCAGCCCCAGAGCTGCCCCTCCCCAGAGCAGCCCCCTGCTGGGGGGAGACACAG GACTGATGGAGCGGCCAGGGTCAGAGGGCGTGAACCCCACCGTCCAGGTAACCCAGCGGCCGGGGTCAGAGGGCGTGAACCCCACCATCCAGGTAACCCAGCGGCCGGGGTCAGAGGACGtgaaccccaccatccgggttGCCCAGCGGCCGGGGTCAGAGGGCGTGAACCCCACCGTCCAGGTAACCCCGCGGCCGGGGTCAGAGGGCGTGAACCCCACCGTCCAGGTAACCCCGCAGCCGAGGTCAGAGGGCGTGAACCCCACTGTTCAAATAACCCCGCGGCCGGAGTCAGAGGGCACCTCGCACTGCACCGTCTTCACTTACTTCAAAGGTGACATCAACAGTGTGGTGGACGAACACTTCTCCCGAGCGCTGAGGTGTGCAGAGGCCAGGCCCAGGAGGAAGCCCGAGGACATGGAGAGGGCAG GTGAGAAGCTGCCGTCCATGCCGTGGCTGCAGCCTCCGATTTGGCCACATCCGTACCTGGGAGCTCCGCTCCCTCCTGCTGGCAGGACCTCGGAGGGTGGCCCAATGACCACAGCTCAGTACCAGCCGGACAACTGCCCGAACCTGCGGGCCGCAGCTGCTGACCCCTGGCTCCTGCCGTCCAGCCGTGCTCAGGGTGTGGGGAGCCTCCTGTACCAGCCGCCCCTCCTGCAGCTCCACCAGATGTTGCCAGCTGTAGACTCCGAGAGACAGTACAGCGCCCTGCGGGAGCCAGTGCCGGGGCACAGGGCAGCCCCAGGCACACACCTTCCCCGACACAAGACCGTTGTCCCCTCCCCATGGACAGGAATTGCTCCTGGACTCCCGGAGGCAATGAACCCAGAGGTGGGACAGGGATCGGAGAACTGGAGGAATGAGGCAG GGTTCGAGCATCAGGTGAAGCAGAAGGATGTGTACTGGTACTAG
- the LOC127573714 gene encoding uncharacterized protein LOC127573714 isoform X2 codes for MSSPRAAPPQSSPLLGGDTGLMERPGSEGVNPTVQVTQRPGSEGVNPTIQVTQRPGSEDVNPTIRVAQRPGSEGVNPTVQVTPRPGSEGVNPTVQVTPQPRSEGVNPTVQITPRPESEGTSHCTVFTYFKGDINSVVDEHFSRALRCAEARPRRKPEDMERAGEKLPSMPWLQPPIWPHPYLGAPLPPAGRTSEGGPMTTAQYQPDNCPNLRAAAADPWLLPSSRAQGVGSLLYQPPLLQLHQMLPAVDSERQYSALREPVPGHRAAPGTHLPRHKTVVPSPWTGIAPGLPEAMNPEVGQGSENWRNEGSSIR; via the exons ATGAGCAGCCCCAGAGCTGCCCCTCCCCAGAGCAGCCCCCTGCTGGGGGGAGACACAG GACTGATGGAGCGGCCAGGGTCAGAGGGCGTGAACCCCACCGTCCAGGTAACCCAGCGGCCGGGGTCAGAGGGCGTGAACCCCACCATCCAGGTAACCCAGCGGCCGGGGTCAGAGGACGtgaaccccaccatccgggttGCCCAGCGGCCGGGGTCAGAGGGCGTGAACCCCACCGTCCAGGTAACCCCGCGGCCGGGGTCAGAGGGCGTGAACCCCACCGTCCAGGTAACCCCGCAGCCGAGGTCAGAGGGCGTGAACCCCACTGTTCAAATAACCCCGCGGCCGGAGTCAGAGGGCACCTCGCACTGCACCGTCTTCACTTACTTCAAAGGTGACATCAACAGTGTGGTGGACGAACACTTCTCCCGAGCGCTGAGGTGTGCAGAGGCCAGGCCCAGGAGGAAGCCCGAGGACATGGAGAGGGCAG GTGAGAAGCTGCCGTCCATGCCGTGGCTGCAGCCTCCGATTTGGCCACATCCGTACCTGGGAGCTCCGCTCCCTCCTGCTGGCAGGACCTCGGAGGGTGGCCCAATGACCACAGCTCAGTACCAGCCGGACAACTGCCCGAACCTGCGGGCCGCAGCTGCTGACCCCTGGCTCCTGCCGTCCAGCCGTGCTCAGGGTGTGGGGAGCCTCCTGTACCAGCCGCCCCTCCTGCAGCTCCACCAGATGTTGCCAGCTGTAGACTCCGAGAGACAGTACAGCGCCCTGCGGGAGCCAGTGCCGGGGCACAGGGCAGCCCCAGGCACACACCTTCCCCGACACAAGACCGTTGTCCCCTCCCCATGGACAGGAATTGCTCCTGGACTCCCGGAGGCAATGAACCCAGAGGTGGGACAGGGATCGGAGAACTGGAGGAATGAG GGTTCGAGCATCAGGTGA